CGTTAGCGAAGTACCGAAGCGAAGCGTAGTGCGGAATGCCCCGACCCTTGCGTTAGCAAGGGGCACGCCCAAAAAATTAAATCATTTTTAGCTCAAACTAAACTAACATTAAACTACGCTTTTTCATCGGATAAGTGTAACAGTGCCTACTTTTTGCAAGGTTCTACCTGTTATGATACCTTTGCAAGTAACTACATAAGAATAGACACCTTCAGGTGCGTTTTCTCCACTCCAAAAAGTGGTATTGCCCTCACTTTCAAATACCTTTTGTCCCCATCGGTTAAAAATCAAAACCTTGACCTGATACACGCCACTGGTTTTTATTTCAAAAAAGTCATTGTTACCATCCCCGTTCGGACTAAATGCCGTGGGTACAAAAATGTTCTCCTGCATGTCCACGAAAATGTATTCTTTTTTAGTAGTTACGGCTACACATCCGCTTAGGCTATCTGTGAAAGTCAAAGAAACTGTGTATCGCCCGCCCTCCAAGTAAGTATGCACAGGATTAAGTAGAGAAGACGTGTTGCCATCACCAAAGTTCCATAATACCGTACCTGGACCACTAGTGCTGGCTATAAAAGTTATAGTAGCATTATCCCCTGCGGATATATTAACATAAGTCGGCGATGCTGTAAAATCAACAGTTGGCGGATTAAATATTTCTATGCTATCTACAAATGTGTTCATACAAGTTTGATTTGTGGCTTTTAGAGTAATTTTGTATTTCCCTGCTGAAGTATACGTGTGAGTAGGGTTACTTACAGTACTTGTGTAACCATCTCCAAAATTCCATTCAAACGCATCGGCAAGTGTGCTGTTATTAGTAAAAGCAACTGTAAAAGGTGCGCAGCCTTTCTTAGCAGATAGGTCAAAAGCAGCATTAGGAGTAGGGATAACTTTGATTTTTTTGATAACTGTATCGCTACATCCTGCTGAATTAAACGCTATTAAACGGATAGTGTATTCTCCTGGGGCATTATAGCTAACAGGTTCAGGGCTAGCTAAATTACTGACATTACCGTTGCCAAAATCCCATTCAAAGCTTGCTCCAAATAAAGAAGTGTTTAGGACATTTACCGTAGCTGGAGTGCAGAAGAATTCATCTACTACAAAGTTTGCTTGGGGTTTAGGTTCTTTTACGATAATGTAGTTTATTTTTTTTAGAGTGTCTGTACTAAAACCATTTTGGGTAAGGCTTTGCGTAACTGTATAAGTTCCAGGGGTAGTATAGGTATGGGTAGGGTTTTTAGTTGTGCTTGAGTTAGCATCACCAAAGTCATATTTGACTGTGGTAGCATATTGGGATAGGTCCTGGAACTGAACCATAAGCGGAGCGCATCCTACAATTGGAGTAGCGGTAAAGTTTGCTATACATCTGGGCGGTATAGCAGGTTGAGAACCGAAAACTAAGCTTGCACTGATTAAAAAACCGCTAACATTTCCTACTAGTGCAGTGTCTTTGATACAAAGTTCCCATATTCCATTCAAGTCTGGAGTAATGTTCATAGTACC
The window above is part of the Bacteroidia bacterium genome. Proteins encoded here:
- a CDS encoding PKD domain-containing protein codes for the protein MEKKIVWICVAILVFFIRSRAQTFSFPAGSINNNSILCVQTNVTGLATPSPTFGLEKVILNINHSAVQELKITLKNPRGDIIHLLRYNEASGANLTNTTFQKGLSGIPTINTGTAPYTGVFRIMPPDSLGTMNITPDLNGIWELCIKDTALVGNVSGFLISASLVFGSQPAIPPRCIANFTATPIVGCAPLMVQFQDLSQYATTVKYDFGDANSSTTKNPTHTYTTPGTYTVTQSLTQNGFSTDTLKKINYIIVKEPKPQANFVVDEFFCTPATVNVLNTSLFGASFEWDFGNGNVSNLASPEPVSYNAPGEYTIRLIAFNSAGCSDTVIKKIKVIPTPNAAFDLSAKKGCAPFTVAFTNNSTLADAFEWNFGDGYTSTVSNPTHTYTSAGKYKITLKATNQTCMNTFVDSIEIFNPPTVDFTASPTYVNISAGDNATITFIASTSGPGTVLWNFGDGNTSSLLNPVHTYLEGGRYTVSLTFTDSLSGCVAVTTKKEYIFVDMQENIFVPTAFSPNGDGNNDFFEIKTSGVYQVKVLIFNRWGQKVFESEGNTTFWSGENAPEGVYSYVVTCKGIITGRTLQKVGTVTLIR